The nucleotide sequence GTCACAATTCCTTTAATATTTAACTTATCTGCAAATAGAGGCGAATAGACGGCGTCCAGTGCTTCCACAGGGTGTGCAGCCCCGGTTGTTTCTATTATAAGTACATCAAAATCCTGATCGTGTAAAAGCGATTGAATTTGTGCTTCTGTTTTTTCCGCTCCGCTGCAGCAAATACAGCCTTCCAACATTTCCTTCAACGGTACATCCTGTTCCACCGCCTGTGAATCGAATGGCAGCTTGCCTAATTCGTTCATAATAACAGCAGGCTTCAAATTGGCTTCTTTCAATTGACGAATGACGTCGGTTAACATGGACGTTTTCCCGCTCCCTAAAAATCCGCTAAATAAATATACATCCTTCATATTTCCACTTCCTATAATAATGGGCTGACAATAAAGTGTTTCTGCACTTTTTGCCAGCCCGCATTTTTTATTCGTTTGTTGATTCTTCAGGCTTAATTTCCAGTAATTCTTTCGCCTTTAAAATTTGTGGATCTTCTGTTTTCAGCTTTTCGCTAATGGCATCCATTAAGGCATATGTTGTATTACCTGTTAAAATACCTGTTACTTCTAATTCATTATCTTGTTGATATGCTTTTATTGCAGCTTCAGTCTCTTCATCAAATTTTGTATCGACTTCACCTGGCTCATATCCCAATACTTCCAGAATACGCTCAGCTGTTTTAATTGACGCATGATTGGCATCCTGTTCATATTGCTGGCTCGGATCGATATATGGTAATGAAGCATAATCCGGATAGTCAACTTTCACATCCGGTGCAATTCCTTTTTCATTCACCCAGTTACCGTCTGGAGTTAACCATTTGCCTGTTGTGAACTTCAAGTTTGCTCCGTCTTCCATATAAATGATTTCCTGCATTGTCCCTTTACCAAAGGAGTTTAATCCAACGATTTGGGCTCCCGCAGATTCTTTTAGTGCACCTGCCAAAATTTCAGAAGCAGAAGCACTTCCTTCATCGATTAATACTGTTATGGGAAGATTATATTTAGAACGATTGTCCGCAGCTACGATTTGTGGCGCTTCATCTCTTTCTTGAATTTGAACGATTGTTTTTCCTTCTTCAACAAACAAGTTAGAAATATCGATTGCCGCCTTTAAATAGCCGCCTGGATTTTGGCGTACATCTAAAACAATCCCTTTCATCCCTTGCTTTTCATATTCAATTAGCAGCTTTTCAAGTTCCACTGCTGTTTTTTCGCTGAAAGAGGTAATTTGGAAGTGTGCAATTCCTTCTTCATCAATATCACCATATACAGTTTCTACAGGAATATCATCACGCACGATTGTCATATCAAAGCTTTCAGCATCCCCGCGTTGAATCGTCAGAGTGACTTCAGAACCTTTTTCACCGCGAATCAATAACACAGCTTCTGTAGAGCTCATGCCTTTGACGCTTTTCCCGTCAACTGCCAGTACCATATCTTTCGGTTGTAAACCGGCTTTTTCTGCAGGTGTATTTTTGATTGGGGAAACAATCATTATATATCCATTTCGTTCTTGGATTTCCGCGCCAATTCCTTGAAAACTTGAAGACAGGCTTTCATTAAATGAACTTGCCTCATCTTTATTCAAATAATCAGAATAAGGGTCTCCCAATGCATCAAACATTCCGTTGATTGCACCATATACCACTTCTTCCTCATTTACGTCTTCATAATATTTTTGCTGAAGTGCATCATACGCATCATAAAGTTTTTTAAATTCCGCCCGTTCCACCGGTTCCTTTACTTCCACAACTTTCTTTTCACCGAATGTTAATGCAAAAATTGTTAAACCGGCTGTACATAAAATTGTCAGGAAAATGACCATTATGAATGCAAATGGTTTCATTCGTAAATATTTCCCTGCCGGCTTTGTAATTTGCTCTTCGTTTAAACCGTTTTGATCCTCATCTCTTTTTTGTTCATCCATTTCAATTTCACCACTCTCATTTTTACACTGTCTGATGTCACACTATACCAATAATATCAGTTTACAAGCGACTAGAAAAGGATAGACGTCAATTTTTTTATTTCATTTCATATTAAATAGAAAAAAGCAGCGAATTCCGCCATAAAGCGGCCTCGCTGCTTGAATTGTTATTCAGTTTTAGCTTCGTTTAAAACTTCATTCGGTATATTGATCTCTTTTACTTCATCAAATTTCGAATAGACAATGTTCGCATCATTTTCAATCGTTGTTTCCTGACCTTCAATATTTGTGATGATTTTCAGATCCATATCCATTTCTTTTATATCAAACGTATCTTTCGCTACTACAATATTATATTGTGAATCTTCAAATGACATATTTTCAAGAATTTCACCATTCATCTCCACTGATTCACCTAAGCTAGCACCCATTTGTGAAAGTATGAACTGCTTGAACTGGTCCCCTTCAATGTTCAGCGTCAACAAATAATTCTCATCATCCTGTTCAAAGCTGAAATCTTCGATAAATTGTTCAAGCTGTTCGAGTTGCTCTGACGCATCTGCCTGGGCACCTGTTTGCGCTAAAAGTTGTTCATATTGTTCATCAGGCATTTTCAGCCATTCATTCGAATCGCCATTATATAAGTAAAAACCGTCTTGTTCCGTCATATACATTTCGATCGGCATTTCCATTTGATCATCGCCCATATCCATCTCAACTGTTCCTTTTGAATACATCGCCATCGGATTTTGTTGAATATCCATCGCCAAATTTGAGTTGCTTGTCATTTCCATCGTCTGACCATCCATCACGAAGCTCGTCACCTGATCCATCTTTGTTTCCGCATGAACACTTTTCAAATTTTGCTGGCGCTGCATGGCATTCTCATATACTTGCTGTAATGTTAAATTGGCTTCGCTATCTGTACCTTCAACCGGTTCTGCAGTATCTCCGCATCCTGCAACTAGTGCTATTGATAATGTAGACATCGCGAATAAGTATCGTTTTTTCAAATGATTTCAACCCTTCCTAGATAAACTTCTCCTATCCATACCCTAATTTGGTGTATTAATATCTTATATAGGGAAATAAGATTAAATAAATTTTATTATGGATTGAAAAAATTGTATGGATAGAGTGCATTTTTTTAGAAATGACGGATAAAATAAAAAGTGTCTACAGGCATAGACACTTTTTATTCTTCACCAATTTAACTTAATACCGTATTGTTCATTTAAGAACACATGCAATTCCTTGTACGTGCAAAGGGCAATCCCGATGACAATTTCGTTTTCATTCATGTCTTTTTCGATTTTGAGGTTGTTATCAAAAATGTGAAAATTCATCGGCAAAGCTTTAATATCTACACTAATATTATGTGCAGCTTTGTTGCGCCAATAATTCAGCAACCATAAGTTTTCGAACAATTTTTGTTCAATTAAGCCTAATGCATAAACAGAATATACTTTTGTGCTGTAATTGGAGCTCGCCATCGGGATATAAGTTGTCTGATCCTTGAAGCTTCGTACTTTCGGCAGCTTTTCCTGAATCAAATGGTTAATGGCATTTTCACAAAACAGACTAACCGTGACAATATTCGCTAACGGATCCACTGTGCTTGAGATTCGATCAATAAATTTCTTCGCTACTTCCTGACTCATCCCCTCACTCCTTTTAACTTTTTTGGCCGTCATTTTATGTGCTTTAAAATTGTCGGTATCTCAGTTTGCCCATATCACAAATTCGATATGCCAAACATCCGCTAAGAAAATTTTTGAAATTTTATACGCCTTATTACAAAAATAAAAACACATCATAATTGTATGATATGTTTTTGCTACTCGTTATCTAAATGATTATCCAAGCCGGTTACGTGCTTCATTTTACTATTCGTAAGATGACGTTTTTTATACTAATTAAAAACATTTTCTGTTTCCTTGGTGGATTACAAACAAGATTAAAGTTTCTGCAAATAAAAAAAGCACTTAATAAGCGCAAGTTGACCTATTAAGTGCTTATGATTTTGTAATTAGTCTTGAATAGCCGCTTCTAACGCAATAACCATCATGTCATTGAACGTAGTTTGACGCTCTTCAGATGAAGTTACTTCACCTGTTAAGATGTGGTCAGATACTGTTAGTACTGTTAAAGCTTGACGACCGAATTTCGCTGCTAATGTGTATAGTGCTGATGTTTCCATTTCAACAGCTAATACGCCATATTGCGCTAATTTTTCGTTTTGTGCTTCATCAGAATAGAACATATCCGCAGTGAAGATATTTCCTACACGTACGTTTAAGTTCGCTTCTTTAGCAGCGTTGTAAGCTTTTAGTAATAGATCGAAGTCTGCAGTTGGTGCATAGTCGATTGTACCGCCGAAAACAACTCGATTCATGTTTGAGTCTGTAGATGATGTTTGTGCAATAATAACGTCACGTACTTTCACGTCTTTTTGAATCGCACCACAAGTACCTACACGGATTAGTTTTTGTACACCGTATTCTTGCATTAATTCAGTCGCATAAATTGAAATTGAAGGTACACCCATGCCTGTCCCTTGTACAGAAACGCGCTTTCCTTTATACGTACCTGTGTATCCAAGAATATTACGTACTTCGTTATATTGTACAACATCTTCTAAAAATGTTTCGGCAATATATTTTGCACGTAATGGATCTCCTGGTAATAATACAATTTCTGCAATGTCGCCTTTTTTGGCATTAATATGAACGCTCATCAAAAAACCTCTTTTCATCATAATTCTTTTAAATTGTAAACGTTTTCGTATAAACATTCAATCGTTAGACGTCTTGCATCACAAAAAAATTTGCATAAAAAACAATATTTGGACAAAATAACGATTTTTTTTACGAAAGGCGCATCTAATTTCACTATACCCCATCTGGCGTATTGCATGCAAAACATTGCTTATACTGAAAATTTATTTTCATACAGGTTCCATAATTGGTCAAAGGCACCTATTGTCATATATTCATCGGATTGAAATTCAATATAATTCGTAAGTTCATCAAAGCTGTCGGACATTTTTGGAAAAGCGTGATCGAGAAACATACTTTCGGCAAAACGTACCTTTTCGTCCGACCACTCTCCCCCTCGAAATGTTAGTGCAAAATGATAAAATGATTTTTTCAAAATTTCCCCTCCTTTATACATTTTTTCACAATATATAGTGTAAATTCCCCATTCTTGTAGTAAAATAGTTAAATATTGATTTTTCAGAAAGTGGTGAATTATTTGCGAAATAGCAAAAAAACTAAACCTAAAAAAGAAAAACAAAGGAAAACTCCTATTAAACCGAAAGCCCTACTTCACTTCTTTCACCTAATACGAGGGAAAATATTAATTACTTTCACTATTCTAATGGCAATTATTATCTCTATGCAAATTTTGTCGTATATTAATATAACAAACTTGGAAAATAACTTGCGAGAATTTGCAGCAGAAAATTTAAAGCAGCAAATGCATATTAATAATTTAGCTTCCGATATTGCGAAGCTTTCAAGCCATGAACAAACTTACTTAATTACAGGCGACGAAAAATTTCTTCAATTATATGAAGAGACAAAGGAACGAATACATACAAATTTAACATCCGTTGAAACGTCATTTAAAAATCAGGAGGAAGAGCTTAAAATCGTCGGGTTAATCCAACAGTTTTACGCTAATTATTTATCCTATTCTAAATCGACTATTGAAATCCGTCAAAAATATGGCTATGAAAATGCCGCTAGACTTTTCGCAAATAGCGGAAGCCAAAACTTCAAAGGTTATATTGATGAAAATACAGGCAAACTGATTCAAATACTTGAACAGCGCAATGAAAAAACTATTTCAGACTTGGAACAGTTTGCATTCGCCTCTAAAATAATGATTTCTGCCTTAACAGGAGTTGCTGTTATTTTAACAATTTCATTAGGTTATATATTATCGAAGTCAATCCGAAGAAATACGAAAAAGATCAACGAATCAATTCTGGATATTGCCCAGGCTGGCGGTGACTTAACACGCCGTGTAAACGTTAAAACAAAGGACGAATTTTCTATTATAGGAGATTCCACGAATATTTTAATCGACTCGATTTCTGCATTGGTTAAACGCGTTTCAAATCTTGCCGATAATGTATCCGGAAGTTCGCAGGAATTAATGGCCCTTGCAGATGAAAACGCTCGCACAATTGATTTCATTGCTGATTCTACGATGAACATCGCAAGCGATAGCAGTGAAATTTTAAACAGTATCGGGAGTGCAGGTAATGAAATGCAGAAATTGGAACAATCGATGCATGTATTAGACGAAAAAGCACTAGAAGTTCAGCAAGCTGCATCTGAAATGAAAGCAGCCGCTCATCAAGGAAGCAGATCGGTAAACCATTCATCAATTGTCATGCTTGAAATTGAGGAAACAATGGCAACTACTTCTGACACGGTTGAAAAATTAGGGGAAAAATCAAAAAATATTACTTCGATTATTAGTACAATTACAGCGATTGCCGAACAAACTAACTTACTTGCTTTAAATGCGGCAATCGAGGCTGCTCGCGCCGGTGAACATGGACGAGGGTTTGCAGTTGTTGCGGCTGAAGTTCGTAAACTTGCCGAACAATCCCAAAAGGCAGCAAAAGAAGTTTCGGCAATAGTTGGATCTATTCAAACAGAGGTCAAGTCCATTATCGAGCAAAACCACACAGGGGTAGAAAAAGTAATTCGTGGTGTGGAAGTGACGAATGAGACGACTCATTCTTTACAAAATATATTACTGCAAACAGAAAGAACATCTGATATTTTAACACAGATGGTTGTTCAGATTGAACAGACTTTAAATAATAGTCACGGTGTCACAACTTCGTTCGTACATGTTGCCGCAATTGCAGACAATACTGCTGTCAATACGGAACGCAGTGCAGCTGCCGCATCTAAAGGTTCTGCTTCCATGGAAGAAATCAATGCATCGGCCGTGGAACTGGCTTCACAAGCAGATCACCTGCGAAGTGTTGTCAATGAATTTAAAATCTAATATAAAAAAACTCGCTTATGGGATATTCCATAAGCGAGTTTTTATTATTCAAACAATGATTTATATTCACCGTAACCTTCTTTTTCAAGGTTCTCAACCGGAATGAAGCGCAATGCTGCTGAATTGATGCAGTATCGCAATCCGCCCAATTCTTGCGGACCATCCGGAAATACGTGCCCTAAATGGGAATCGGCTGTTTTACTGCGGACTTCCACACGACGCATACCGTGCGACGTATCAAAATGCTCAGTTACCTCTACTTGTTCAATCGGTTTTGAAAATGATGGCCAGCCACACCCTGCATCATATTTGTCTTTTGAGCTGAAAAGAGGCTTTCCTGAAACGATATCCACATAAATACCATCTTCGAAAACGTCATTGTATTCATTGCGGAATGGAGGTTCCGTTCCTTGGTTTTGTGTAACATGATACTGCATTTCTGTTAACTCTTTTAAACGTTGCTCTTTATTCATTTATTTCGCCCCCCAGTATTTTTCAATAAATCCTGCACGCCCTGAACCAACCGAATAGCGTTCGTAATGTGCCGGGTTCTTCTTATAGTACTGCTGATGATAATCTTCTGCCGCGTAAAATGGCTTTGCTTCCAGAATTTTAACGGCAATCGGTGATTTAAATTTTCCGCTTGCCTCCAGTTTGGCCTTGGATAATTCTGCAATCTGCTTTTGGACTTCATCATGGTAAAAAATCGCCGTAGTGTATGATTCGCCGCGATCATAAAATTGACCGCCCGCATCTGTAGGATCGATCAGTGTCCAATAAAGTTCAACCAGTTTTTCGTATGGATAAATTTCAGGATCAAACGTAATTTGTACTGCCTCAAGATGGCCCGTTGTTTCACTGCATACTTGCTCGTATGTCGGGTTTTCAACATGCCCGCCTGTATAACCGGAAACGACTTCTATAATACCGGGCTGTTGATCAAACGGCTTTACCATACACCAGAAGCAGCCCCCTGCAAATGTCGCTTTTTCATATGCCATTAAAATTACCTCCTATTTTACTTCGTCTGGTTTGGAATAACTACTTCCAACTCTATTTTATCATTTGGTAAATCAATTTCCTTCGCCCGCACTCTGGAACCACTTGCGATATTTATTCGTGACAGATCCACATAAATTTCTTCGTCATTTGGTTTCACCGTAATCCAATTTGGAAAATTAACCGCATCATCAATCATTTTCAGGACGGTTTTCGGAGGAATATTTACTTTGCCGACGTGGACAGCTTCTTGACTCAGTGTAATATTACCGTTATTTACAACTGGAATGAAATCCATCTGAATCGGCAAATCGATATTAAAAACAGTTAAAGTACTGTATAAATAAATTTTATCATCCACTGTGAGCTCTACCGGAACCGGTGACTGGTTCATAGCTTCCGATAAGTATTGTTTTGCAATTGCTTCAAATTCTTTAGCTGTCGTTTCCACAGTCAATATATTGCCCTCAACAGGGAGTGGTGGCTGTCCTGTTGCTTGTTTAACGTCAGCAGTTATTAAATAGAGCAATGTGGCAAATGTTATGAGTACTGCTCCAGCCAATAATAAAAATGCGACTTTCCATTTGTTCATCTTCTCACTCCTCAAATCCTAATAAACCGTCTGACATCTGCTCAATATCACATTGTTGCATTGTTTCAATGATGCGTTTTGTCATACGATCATATCCTGTGCTATTCGGATGAAAGAAGTCTACATGATATACCATATCCTCATTTGAGACAAATAAATCCTCTACAGATACGAAACACGCATTTTCATCTGTGGCAGCAAGCTTTTCGATTTCATCATTCCATTCCGAAATAATCGGATCAAAAGGTGTAATCTCATCGACTACGATTGAAAAGGGATTATAAAATCCAACTAAAATAATTGGCACATCAGGATTTACTTTACGAATTTCTGCAATGACTTGCTCGTAGCGCTCAGCAAATCGGGGCAATTCTTTATCAAACATAGACTTTTTCATTGAAAACAAATTCTTTTTAACTATTTTCATTACATCATTACCGCCAAGCGTAATCGTAATCAGATTTGCTTTTTGCAGTTCCTCTTCATAGTGACCACGTTCTAGTAGACTTAACAGCTGGTCACTGCGTCTACCATTTTTACCTCGATTATCGAGTTCCACTTCCTCTACCATCGGCCATTTTTCCAGCTCCTGCTGCAGACGTATCGTATAGCCATAATCCTGGGTTTCGTCTCCAACACCACGCGTAAGCGAATCACCTAATGCTAAATAAAAAACCGATTGTGCATCTTCTTCCTTACGATCAGACCAGTCTAGTTGAAATACATCATTTATAATATCAAAAAAGCTCGTATTAATTGTTTCTTCGTTTTCTGCTTCTTCTTCTGATATGGACAAATCATTATTCTCATTGGATGAATTGTCGGATTGTTGTGCTTCTTCTATTTTTGGGTCAATTGTAACGGAGCATGCGGACAAGAAAATGACAGCTAATGATGTGAGTACTAACCGCCACATGCAACTTCCCCCTTTTTATTTTGTTATTCCATTATAAAATATTTTCCCCACCTTTAGGAATGATTTGCCTATAAAAATAGTGATATATCAGAAAATATTTTTTCATTTTATAAAAAAAGTAATTCTAAAGTTTAGATTCTTTAGAATTACTTTTTAACTATTCTGTATAATAAATAAAGCCGATTGCACCTTCACCTGTATGTGTACTAATAACCGGTGAAGTATAGGCAACTTCAACTTGTCCTGTATAGCCTGTTGCTTTTACCTGTTCGATCAACGGATTCACTAATGTATCCATTGCATTCGCATGAGAGATGGCTACACCTGCCACTTTTTTACCTTGAGTATCTTTTTCAAATTCACTCATTAAATATTTCACCACTTGCTTATAGCTGCGCGGTTTTGCACAAATTGTCACTTCCCCAATATCTAAGTGACCAACTGGCTTAATGTTCAATAAAGAACTTACGACTGCCTTACCTTTTCCGATTCGGCCGCCTTTTACCATGTTCTCCAATGTGTCCAATGCAACAAAAAGACGTGTGTTTTCACGTACACGATTCACACCTGCAACAATTTCCTCCACTGTAGCACCTGCATTACGTAGACGGATTGCTTCACGAAGCTGGAATGCCAACCCAAAAGCAATATAACGCGAATCAATGACAGTTACATCAGAATCAGTCATTTGAGAAGCTTGATTGGCTGACTGATATGTACCGCTCATACTCCCTGTCATATGAATTGATATAATTTTTGAACCATCTTTTCCAAGCTCGTCATATAATTCTTTAAATACACCAGGAGACGGTTGAGAACTTTTCGGAAGTTCTTTTGCTGTTTTTAATAATTTAATAAATGTATCCGGTTGCAAATTTACACGATCTGTATACGTTTTATCATCAATTTGAACTGTTAGTGGTACTACATGAATTCCATGTTCCTGAATTTCCGCGTCTGTTAAATCGCAAGTTGAATCTGTTACGATATGAATTTGACTCAAAGAAAACACATCCTTTTTCTATCTTCCTTACTATTATAAAGAAATCATATTTGTTTACCAATATGACATTTGTCATTGAAGAATGACCCAGTTTATCACTATTTTCATATGACATATAGCAGTATAACATCATGACATCCATCTATCACGAATATTTTGAATAAGAATTATACTAATATAAAGGAGCGTGATGACTCATGCACAATTTAGACGCATTTGACTATAAAAACTGGAAAGAAGAACTTTGGAATGCCATAACGCATGGTATCGGACTTGCCATCAGCATACCTGCTTGTATACTATTAATTATTCATTCAGCAGTAAACGGCACCGCAGTACATATTACTTCCTATGCTATATTTGGCTCATCTTTGATTTTACTTTTTTTAATGTCGACATTATTACATAGTGTTCCGGAAAAATATAAACGGTTCTTTTCTATACTGGACCATTCTTCAATATATATATTGATTGCTGGTACTTATACCCCGTTTTTACTTGTAGCAATCGGGGGTGTGACGGGCATTGTCATGCTGTGCATTATTTGGTTTATTGCTATATTAGGTGTTGTGTTCAAATGTTTGTTCATTCATCGATTCGAAAAATTATCATTGATGCTTTATATTTTCATGGGCTGGCTTATCATTTTCGCCATCCAACCATTATATGAATATTTAACGTTTGATGGTTTTATGCTCATGCTTATTGGCGGGCTGCTATTTACATTTGGTGCAATTTTTTATGCGTGGACACGCCTTCCGTACAATCATGCAATTTGGCATTTGTTCGTCATTGCAGGCTGTGGATGTATGGTGGCTTGTGTATATATTTATTTAATATAAAAAGTTAAGGACCTGCTGAAAAATTGATTCAGCAAGTCCTTTTTTAACAGCTATTTTTCATAAATACAGTACTGGAACGTATATCCGTCTTCTGCCTCGATTGGCTCGAGACATGAGACCTTCTTCCAGTCATCATATGATGGGAAATAAGTGTCCCCTTTAAAACTATGGTTGATGAACGTAATATATAAACGATCGGCAATCGTCATCGACTGCTCAAATATTTGAGCACCACCAATGATCATCACTTCTTTTTCCCCTTCAACAAGCGCCAAAGCTTCTTCCAGGCTTCGTACCACTTCAATTCCTTCTGCTGTAAAGTCTTCATTTCTTGTAATGACAATATTTCGGCGTCCCGGCAAAGGTCGTCCAATTGAATCGTATGTTTTACGGCCCATAATCATCGGTTTGCCCATTGTCATTTCTTTAAAATATTTCAAATCACCCGGTAAATACCACGGCAGATTATTTTGATAGCCAATGACCCGGTTTTCATCATGCGCAACGATTAATGAAATCATTGATATCCCCCTCTATACCGCAATCGGTGCTTTAATTGTTGGATGCGGATGATAGCCTTCCAACGAAATATCTTCCATTTCAAAATCAAAGATCGATTGCTTTTCTTGGTTTAACTTTAAAATCGGCAATTGCTTCGGCTCACGTGTAAGCTGTTCTTTTACTTGTTCAAAATGGTTTGAATAAATATGGGTATCTGCCATGCTATGCACAAACTCGCCTACTTCAAGTCCACATTCATGGGCAATTAAATGCGTCAGCAATGCATAGCTCGCAATGTTGAAAGGCACCCCTAAAAATGTATCTGCGCTGCGCTGTGTAAGCATACAGCTCAATTTCCCGTCAGCTACGTAAAACTGGAACATCACGTGACATGGCGGTAAGGCCGCCTTACTGCCCTTTCCCCCTGCATCAATCACGTCTTCAGGGTTCCATGCATTCACGATAATACGACGCGAATCCGGATTATGTTTAATTAAATCGATTGCATCCTGTAACTGATCAATCGATTCACCTTCTGAAGTTGTCCAATTACGCCACTGCTTTCCGTAAACATTACCCAAATCTCCGTATTTTGAAGCAAATTCATCATCATGTAATACGCGTTCACAAAATGAAGAAAGCTCTTTTTGATACTGTTGATTAAACGCTTCATCAATAAGGGAGCGTCGTCCAAAGTCACTCATATCAGGTCCGCTGTACTCTTCTGATTCTACCCACTTTTTAAATGCCCATTCATCCCAAATATGGTTATTGTTCTGAAGTAAATAGCGGATATTCGTATCGCCTTTAATAAACCATAGTAGTTCGCTAGCTACGAGCTTGAATGGTACGCGCTTAGTCGTTAGAAGCGGAAAACCATCCTGTAAATTAAAGCGCATCTGATAGCCGAATACGCTGCGTGTCCCTGTTCCTGTACGGTCAGATTTATCGGTACCGTTGTCCAAAATATATTGCAATAAATTTAAGTATGTATGATCTGCATGTGCCAATATTTTCACTCCTAAAGAATGTTCTCCGTTTATTATATAGACTTATGTTGAGAAAAACACGTGAATCTTTAAAATCGCTCTAAAAGCCTACTAAGCGAATATTTACTAATGATTCAAATAAAACAATATGTATAAAAAATTGCACAATAAAAGGCGCTACTCGTATTTCGTCTGCTGAGTAGCGCCTTTAGTCAAATGTGTCTAAGTCATCGTATAGCTCAATAGTTTGCGTCAATTTTTATGTTGCCTCCCTAAGAATTGTTTTGTTGTTTTCCAGAATTTGAATCATTTGCAGTAAAATTTTGTCCTCAATTTTTTGAGTACCATTTACTTCTTTCGCAATAATTTTTGTTAATTCCAAAATTGTATTTACGTCGAGCTTATGTTTTTCCGCTAATTGGAATGCTCGCCCTAACTGACCGGTTATCATCGGCAGTCCTCCTTTTTACTATAGTATACAAATATTATACCTCGAGTTACATAAAAATTCACCTTTAATTTTTAAATTTTTTGTAAATTACTCAAAAAAATAAAGGTTCTTTTTCCAGCCGTTTAGTAATATTATGATAAATCGCCGGATACTCTATTACCAACGTTAAATAAATAACTTTTGCTTTATTTATTACGAAATCAGAACTATATATTTTCTACTTCGTTGAGACAGATATTAATTCCTATTTTTAATTATTTTTATTTTCACAGGGACATTTTTATTCGTATTTTGATACATTTTCTTTTTAAAAAAAG is from Solibacillus isronensis and encodes:
- a CDS encoding lmo1851 family serine protease encodes the protein MDEQKRDEDQNGLNEEQITKPAGKYLRMKPFAFIMVIFLTILCTAGLTIFALTFGEKKVVEVKEPVERAEFKKLYDAYDALQQKYYEDVNEEEVVYGAINGMFDALGDPYSDYLNKDEASSFNESLSSSFQGIGAEIQERNGYIMIVSPIKNTPAEKAGLQPKDMVLAVDGKSVKGMSSTEAVLLIRGEKGSEVTLTIQRGDAESFDMTIVRDDIPVETVYGDIDEEGIAHFQITSFSEKTAVELEKLLIEYEKQGMKGIVLDVRQNPGGYLKAAIDISNLFVEEGKTIVQIQERDEAPQIVAADNRSKYNLPITVLIDEGSASASEILAGALKESAGAQIVGLNSFGKGTMQEIIYMEDGANLKFTTGKWLTPDGNWVNEKGIAPDVKVDYPDYASLPYIDPSQQYEQDANHASIKTAERILEVLGYEPGEVDTKFDEETEAAIKAYQQDNELEVTGILTGNTTYALMDAISEKLKTEDPQILKAKELLEIKPEESTNE
- a CDS encoding DUF6612 family protein, which encodes MSTLSIALVAGCGDTAEPVEGTDSEANLTLQQVYENAMQRQQNLKSVHAETKMDQVTSFVMDGQTMEMTSNSNLAMDIQQNPMAMYSKGTVEMDMGDDQMEMPIEMYMTEQDGFYLYNGDSNEWLKMPDEQYEQLLAQTGAQADASEQLEQLEQFIEDFSFEQDDENYLLTLNIEGDQFKQFILSQMGASLGESVEMNGEILENMSFEDSQYNIVVAKDTFDIKEMDMDLKIITNIEGQETTIENDANIVYSKFDEVKEINIPNEVLNEAKTE
- a CDS encoding RND transporter — its product is MSQEVAKKFIDRISSTVDPLANIVTVSLFCENAINHLIQEKLPKVRSFKDQTTYIPMASSNYSTKVYSVYALGLIEQKLFENLWLLNYWRNKAAHNISVDIKALPMNFHIFDNNLKIEKDMNENEIVIGIALCTYKELHVFLNEQYGIKLNW
- the deoD gene encoding purine-nucleoside phosphorylase, with protein sequence MSVHINAKKGDIAEIVLLPGDPLRAKYIAETFLEDVVQYNEVRNILGYTGTYKGKRVSVQGTGMGVPSISIYATELMQEYGVQKLIRVGTCGAIQKDVKVRDVIIAQTSSTDSNMNRVVFGGTIDYAPTADFDLLLKAYNAAKEANLNVRVGNIFTADMFYSDEAQNEKLAQYGVLAVEMETSALYTLAAKFGRQALTVLTVSDHILTGEVTSSEERQTTFNDMMVIALEAAIQD
- a CDS encoding YozE family protein, whose translation is MKKSFYHFALTFRGGEWSDEKVRFAESMFLDHAFPKMSDSFDELTNYIEFQSDEYMTIGAFDQLWNLYENKFSV
- a CDS encoding methyl-accepting chemotaxis protein, whose amino-acid sequence is MNYLRNSKKTKPKKEKQRKTPIKPKALLHFFHLIRGKILITFTILMAIIISMQILSYINITNLENNLREFAAENLKQQMHINNLASDIAKLSSHEQTYLITGDEKFLQLYEETKERIHTNLTSVETSFKNQEEELKIVGLIQQFYANYLSYSKSTIEIRQKYGYENAARLFANSGSQNFKGYIDENTGKLIQILEQRNEKTISDLEQFAFASKIMISALTGVAVILTISLGYILSKSIRRNTKKINESILDIAQAGGDLTRRVNVKTKDEFSIIGDSTNILIDSISALVKRVSNLADNVSGSSQELMALADENARTIDFIADSTMNIASDSSEILNSIGSAGNEMQKLEQSMHVLDEKALEVQQAASEMKAAAHQGSRSVNHSSIVMLEIEETMATTSDTVEKLGEKSKNITSIISTITAIAEQTNLLALNAAIEAARAGEHGRGFAVVAAEVRKLAEQSQKAAKEVSAIVGSIQTEVKSIIEQNHTGVEKVIRGVEVTNETTHSLQNILLQTERTSDILTQMVVQIEQTLNNSHGVTTSFVHVAAIADNTAVNTERSAAAASKGSASMEEINASAVELASQADHLRSVVNEFKI
- the msrB gene encoding peptide-methionine (R)-S-oxide reductase MsrB — encoded protein: MNKEQRLKELTEMQYHVTQNQGTEPPFRNEYNDVFEDGIYVDIVSGKPLFSSKDKYDAGCGWPSFSKPIEQVEVTEHFDTSHGMRRVEVRSKTADSHLGHVFPDGPQELGGLRYCINSAALRFIPVENLEKEGYGEYKSLFE